The Gemmatimonadaceae bacterium DNA segment TCTGATCCATGAACGCGGTGAAGTTCGTCTCCAGCGCTTCGGCCGGAAAAGAGACCTTACCGATCGCGGCGTGCACGTTGCCGCTCTTGTCCACGCGGAACTCGATCTTTCCTGCCTTGACCTCGCGCACGGCGCGGGCGACGTCGAACGTCACCGTGCCTGCCTTCGGGTTCGGCATGAGACCGCGGGGTCCGAGGATGCGTCCCAGTGCGCCGAGCTGGCCCATCTGGTCCGGGGTCGCGATGAGAACGTCGAAATCCATCCAGTTCTCCTTGATCTTCGCGATGTACTCGGTGCCGACGAAATCGGCTCCCGCCTGCTCCGCCTCGCGCGCCTTTTCACCGGCGGCGATGACGAGAACCCGCACCGTCTTACCGGTGCCGGCGGGGAGAACGACCGTCCCACGGACGACCTGGTCGGCGTGTCTCGGATCGACTCCGAGGCGCACCGCGACTTCGACCGTCTCGTCGAACTTGGCGAACGCCGCCGACTTGACGAGATCGATCGCCTGCTTGGCCTGATACCGCGTAGCGATGTCCCGCTTGGTCGCGGCTGCTGTGTACTTCTTTCCGTGTTGGCGCATCAGTCCTTCACCTCGACGCCCATCGAGCGTGCGGCTCCGGCAATCATCGCCATTGCCGACTCGATGGAATCGCAGTTCAGGTCAGGGAGTTTGATCTCGGCGATCTTCCTCACCTGCGCCTTCGTGACGGATCCAACCTTTGTGCGGTTGGGCGCACCCGAGCCCTTTTCGATCCCTGCTTCCTTCTTCAGAAGAACAGCCGCTGGCGGCGTCTTCAGGATGAAGGTGAAGGATTTGTCGGCGAAAATCGTGATCTCGACCGGGAGAATCGTGTCCTGGCCCTGCGTCCGAGCGTTGAACTCTTTGCAGAACGCCATGATGTTGATTCCCTGCGGACCGAGAGCGGTGCCGACGGGGGGCGCCGGGTTCGCCTTGCCTGCAGGAATCTGCAGCTTGACGAATCCGATGACCTTTTTTGCCATGATACTCCTTATACGTTTGCCCGCGGGGAGCTCACCATGAGCTGCGCGGATCCAACTCCCACGATTGGTCTTAACGTCGTAGTGGTACCCGACGGAGCGCTCCTCGCCTTATCGGCCGCCCCGCGCAAGGGCCACCACCCGCGGCTGGAGTATTGCCGCTGTGGCTCTGAGATAACCTTTCAATGTAACAAGCTTTCGGGCTGGTGGGAGGCCCTCTTTCTTAACTGCGGGTCGTTAGTACCCTTTCAACTGCAGGTAATCGAGCTCCACGGATGTTGGCCGCCCGAAGAGCGACACCGATACGCGAACCTTGCCCTTGTCCGCCAGCACCTCTTCGACAGTCCCGTTGAAATCCGTGAACGGACCCTCTGTGATAGCGACCGCCTGACCGACCAGAAACGGAATCTCTTCCTTGGGCGCTTCGGCTTCCGCCTCGTCTGCGATTCCGAGAAGCCGGTTGACTTCCTCGGGACGCAGCGGCTGAGGCAGACGCTCGTGGCCGACGAACTTGATCACGCCCTGAATGCCATTGATCGTGTGCGCCGTCTCCTGGTCCATCACCATCTCGACCAGGACGTAGCCCGGAAAGATCTTCCGCTCCACGTTCACTTTCTTGCCACTCTTGATCTCCACCACTTCCTGCGTGGGCACGAGGGCCTGACGGATGGACCGGTCCTCGGGCGGACGCGGGTCGGCGTCGATCCTTCGGAGGATCAGCGACCGGACCTTGTTCTCATGTCCAGAGGTCGTCTGGATCGCGTACCAGCGGTGCTCCACTGTCAGCGTCCCGTGAAAAGCGATGGAATGCCCTGCACCAGGACGAGCTGCAGCAGAACGTCGAGGACGCCAAGAATCGCACCGATGAAGAGCACGAAGATGATGA contains these protein-coding regions:
- the rplA gene encoding 50S ribosomal protein L1, with product MRQHGKKYTAAATKRDIATRYQAKQAIDLVKSAAFAKFDETVEVAVRLGVDPRHADQVVRGTVVLPAGTGKTVRVLVIAAGEKAREAEQAGADFVGTEYIAKIKENWMDFDVLIATPDQMGQLGALGRILGPRGLMPNPKAGTVTFDVARAVREVKAGKIEFRVDKSGNVHAAIGKVSFPAEALETNFTAFMDQIVRSKPAAAKGVYVRTVAISCTMGPGVSIDTTPYR
- the nusG gene encoding transcription termination/antitermination protein NusG, with the protein product MEHRWYAIQTTSGHENKVRSLILRRIDADPRPPEDRSIRQALVPTQEVVEIKSGKKVNVERKIFPGYVLVEMVMDQETAHTINGIQGVIKFVGHERLPQPLRPEEVNRLLGIADEAEAEAPKEEIPFLVGQAVAITEGPFTDFNGTVEEVLADKGKVRVSVSLFGRPTSVELDYLQLKGY
- the rplK gene encoding 50S ribosomal protein L11, which gives rise to MAKKVIGFVKLQIPAGKANPAPPVGTALGPQGINIMAFCKEFNARTQGQDTILPVEITIFADKSFTFILKTPPAAVLLKKEAGIEKGSGAPNRTKVGSVTKAQVRKIAEIKLPDLNCDSIESAMAMIAGAARSMGVEVKD